DNA sequence from the Gopherus evgoodei ecotype Sinaloan lineage chromosome 3, rGopEvg1_v1.p, whole genome shotgun sequence genome:
CCCAGCAGTACCAAAGTAACAGCTGCTCTGCCCCGGCCTCgcgccctgtggggggagagggcaggagctggtgtggggggagctcctgacctcacccagcagggggtgctgtgggggaggggggctcctgGCCTCATCCATAGGGGGcactatggggggggggggctccaggcctcacccagcagggggcgcggggggggggcagggcaggagctggcgggggggagctcccagcctcgcccagcagggggtgctgtgggggggggctccTGGCCTCATCCAatagggggcactggggggggggctccaggcctcacccagcagggggtgctgtggggggggggacaggcaAGAGCTGGCAGGGGAAGAGCTCCCGGCCTCCCCCAGTAGGGTGTGCtgtgaggaggggggcagggcaggagctgatGGGGCAGAGCTCCAGGCCtcacccagcagggggcgctggggggggcagggcaggagctggcggggggggagCTCATGGCCttgcccagcaggaggcgctgtgcgaagcgggtgggggcaggggtctgAGATGCTCCGCTGAGGTGGCCTGTGATTGCTTTGCCCGTCCTAGGCGGTGCGCAGAAGGGCCCCCGCAAGCGGAaggcccccagcccctctgaaaaGGGCGAGAGTGACACGAGGAGCGAGGCGGGCGAGGTGGCAGTGGAGACGCTGTGCAGCGTGCAGACAGACTTCAGTCCCGACGCGCTGCAGAAGGCCGTGCGTGTCAGCGCCGACCATTCGCTGCTGGCCACGGGTGGCGCCGACGGCTTCCTCCGAGTCTGGGAGGTAGGAGCTGCCCTGTGGGAGGTGATGTCAGCTGGGGTCCCTGCCCAAGATCGTTCAGGTCTCCCCCTGGGTGGGTGAGGCCAGTCAGTGCTCGACAGGGCCCCTAAcgcttcctgctgctgcctgtgaaTTGCAGTGGGTGACCCcaggctcttgtgttatgagaaggggtaaataacacttccctagtcaCTCGCTGCCCACCAGGCAGGATTCTCTGGATCTCTgtcgtatccccccttagtcgcctctttgcCAACCTGAACCGTGCCAGTctgtttaatctctcctcacacagcagccgttccagacccctcatcatttttgttgccacaTCTGCACGCAGCATTCCGGGTGTTagcgtaccagggatttatagaAAAGCAATATGATCGTTTTTTgttgtctatccctttcttaatgatgctaaacattctgttcactttgactgctgcacagtgagtggatggtctcggagaactatccacaatggctccaagatctttcttttttgtatgtataattgggtttatgttttccagtgtgcattactttgcacttatcaacatggaatttcatctgccattttgttgtgcagtcacccagttttgtgagatccttttgtagctcttcgcagtctgcctgggacttaactagctggagtagttttgtatcatctgcaaatgttgccacctcactgtttaccccattttccagatcatttacgaatatGTTGAGTAGGGCTGGTCCCAGAACCGACTCTTGGGGGACAGCACTAATTACCTCTCtgcattgtgaaaactgaccagttatgcctaccctttatttcccatcttttaaccagttactgacccatgagagaaccttccctcttatcccatgacagcttactctgcttaagagcctttggtgagggacctcgtcaaaggctttctgaaaatctaagttcattatatccactggatcccccttgttcacttgcttgttgaccccctccaaTAATTATAGTAGatcagtgaggcatgatttccctttacaaaaaccatgttgactcatCTCCAGCGTATTGTATTCATCCATGTGTCTAATAATTGTTTCTTTACCATAGTTTCAACcattttgcctggtactgaagttaggctcaccggcctgtaattgccaggatcacctctggaacctttttaaaaattggtgtcacgttagctgtcctccagtcatctggtacagaggctgattaaagtaatagtagttctgcaatttcacatttgggtTTCTTCGGAACTCTTGGGTGACAccacctggtcctggtgacttgttactgtgtAACTTATGGATTTGTGCccaaaccacctctaatgacacctcaatctgggatagttcctcagatctgtcacctaaaaagaaaatGGCTCAGATGGGGCAATCTCCCTCTGCAGTGAAGGCCAATGCAACGAATTCGTTGAGCTTCTCTGCAACTGCTGTGTCTTCCTTCAGTGCATCCTTAGCACGCCCAGCGGCCCCACTGACTGCTTTGGCAGCGGTCCTGCTGCTGATGTACTTAGCAAAatgttgctgttagtttttatGTCTTTTGGTAGTTGCTCTTAAAATTCTTTTTGGCCTGCCTGATtatacttcacttgccagagtttatccTTTGTTTTCCTCAATGGGATTTGACTTCCTATTTTTAAAGGCCGCCTTTCTGTCGCTAATCACCtctttactctgttgtttagccagggGAGCTggtttttggtcctcttactgatTTTTTTACTTGGGGTATCAtttttagtttgagcctctgttgtggtatttttaaatagtttccatgcagcttgcaggcatttcactcgtgactgttccttttaatttccgttTAGCTAATGTCCTAGCTTTGGTGTGGTTCCCCTTGttgaagttaaatgctgctgtggtgggtttctttggcatttcccCCCTGCGGTTACATTTAACATTATGGTCGCTATTATCAAGCAATTTGTCTACGTTCGTCTCTTGGACCAGACTCCGTGAGCCGCTTAGCTCTAAATCCAGACTTGCCTCTcaccttgtgggttccaggaccagctgccccAAGAAGCAGCCATTGATGGTGTCGAGAAACGttctctctgcatcccatcccgAGGCGATATGTGCCCAGTCAGTATGGGGATGGGTGAAATCCCCCCTTATTACTGGGTTTGTAGCCTCAGTAATCACCCTGAGCGTTTCACTGCCACTGCCCTCGTCAGGCGGTCAGCAGCAGGGACAACGGGGAGTGTCTCTTCTCCCACTCATAACGTGAGAACAAGGAGAGCTGAAAGATGCTAAAAGGGGGGCAGTTAAAGCCGGGAAAAGGAAACACTCTTTTGCCCAACGATTAATTAGCGTGTAGAACTCAGCGCTGCAGGAGGCCAGTGGGGCCCAGAGCTTAGCAAGATTCAGGCAGCATTGGCTGTTTTTCTGTGGGTCACAAGGCTGCCTGGTGTGGTTATAACGAACCCAGCTGCCCCACGGCTAAGCGGGTCTCTAGCTGGTAGAGACCAGGGGCAggcgacaccccccccccccccgcagcacctGGCCCTGGGCAGCTGGCTCCAGGCTGGCAATCCCGGCTCCTTGGGCCTTGGCCATAGCAATGTTAATGGCAGCCAGGCTGACCTGCGGGGAGAAGCTGGAGACTGGGAGCatggtgtgaggggaggggggtatTGGGCCCAGCTGGCGGCTGAGCCTGGCTCTCTCAGTTCCCCAGCTTGGGAGGTGCTGAGCCCGACCgactctctctctgttccccagCTGGGGGGCATTGGGGCGTGGCGCTGAGCCCAGCTCTCTCAGGTCCCCAGCtaggggggtgctgggggcactgAGCCTGGCTCTCTCAGTTCCCCAGCTTGGGGGACGCTGAGCCCGGCTCTCTCTCAGTTCCCCAGCTTGGGGGACGCTGAGCCCGgctctctctctgttccccagCTGGGAGGACACTGAGCCCAGCTGTCTCTGTTCCCCactgggggaggtgctgggggggcgcTGAGCCCGgctctctctctgttccccagctaggggggcactggggggtggCGCTCAGCCTGGCTCTCTCAGTTCCCCAGCTTGGGGGGGGCGCTGAGCCCGgctctctctctgttccccagCTTGGGGGGTGCTGAGCCCGgctctctctctgttccccagctggggggacactgggggggttgctgaccccatctctctctcagttccccagctggggGGGCGCTGAACCCATCTCTCTCTGTTCCCCAGCTCGGGGAGCACTGAGGGGGTTGCTGACCCCATCTCTtctctcagttccccagctggggggggtgctgagccagtctctctctctgttccccagCTGGGGGGGCACtgagcaagtctctctctctgttccccagctgggggggcactgggggggttgctgaccccatctctctctcagttccccagctgggggggtgctgagcaagtctctctctctgttccccgGCTGGGGGGTGCtgagcaagtctctctctctgtccccagctgggggggcactgggggagttgctgaccccatctctctctcagtTCCCCAGCATGAAGAAGGTGCTGGAGTTCAAAGCCCATGACGGGGAGATTGAGGACATTGCGCTGGGTCCCGAGAACAAGGTGAGCAGctgaccccagagcccagggtgcgcccccccggagcactcgctgcctgccccccacgCGCTAGGGGGGTTGTGTGGGGTGGGGGCCGGTGTCCCTGAGTGAAGGCTCCtatgggcgggggagggaggctcaggatGCTGGTGCTGGCCTGGGGAGGTGGCATGCAGTGAGGAGTGGCCACGGTGTCTTAGACAGAATGGAGGAGTTGCAGCCTGGTGCAGGCCAGAtggaatggggaaactgaggctgggtcTCCATCGCTCCTGAGGCTGGCTGGGGCCCCGGGCCTGGCTCTCATGGCTGCGTCCTGGCAGGTGGTGACAGCGGGCCGGGATTTCCAGTGCTGCGTGTGGCAGAGAGATCAGCTGGTGCTGCGGCTGCGCTGGGATGAGAACATGCCGGGCGTCCCTGACAAGACCTACCGCTACCAGGCCTGCAGGTAGGGCCCTGGCCAGGCCCAGACACGGGGTGAGGCCTGGCCAGATCGACAGGCGCCTGGTGTTTGGCTGGGCTCACGGGTGGGGCTCGGAGCCCCTGGCATGGGTAGGGACTGGGCTCAGGAGTgctgggggggccctgggctcCTGACATGGGTGGTGGCTGGGCTGACAGGTTCCCggtgtgggtgggggctgggctcaggggtgccgagggggccctgggctgggctgatGGGCTCCCGgcatgggtgggggctgggtttACGGGTGCTGGAGGGGCCCTGGGATCCTGacatgggtgggggctgggttcaggggtgccggggggccctgggctgggctgacGGGCTCCCGGTGGCAGGTTTGGGACAGTGCCGGACCAGGCGGAGGCACTACGACTCTACACGGTGCAGGTGCCCCACAAGCGCGGGCGCCGCCCCCCGCCCTGCTACCTCACCAAGTGGGACGGAAAAAgcttcctgcctctgctcaccCAGCCCTGCGGGGGCGAGGTCATCTCCTGCCTCTCCGTcaggtatgggggggggggggttggcccAGTTCTCGGGCAGTCTGGGCTGCGGGGGGTCAGGGTGAGGGCTGGGGAGAGGCGCTGGCCCAGTTCtcaggcaggctgggctgggggggggtgctgGCCCAGTTCTCAGGCAGactgggctgggtgggggtgcTGGCCCAGTTCTGGGGCGGGCTGAGCTGGGGGTTGTCAGGGCGAGGGCTGGGGGCGTAGCGCTGGCCCAGTTCTCGGGCAGTCTGGGCTGGTGGGGTcagggtgagggctgggggggtgctggCCCAGTTCTGGGgcgggctggggggtcagggtgagggctgggggcGTAGCGCTAGCCCAGTTCTcagtcaggctggggggggggagtcagggtgagggctggggggaggcacTGGCCCAGTTCTCGGGCAGGCTGGGCTCGGGGGTcagggtgagggctgggggcGGGTGCTGGCCCAGTTTtcgggcaggctgggctgggttgggcggtcagggtgagggctggggggaggcgcTGGCCCAGTTCtcgggcaggctgggctggggggtcaggatgagggctgggggggggcgctGGCCCAGTTCTcgggcgggctgggctgggggggtcagggtgagggctggggggggcgctgGCCCAGTTCTCgggcgggctgggctgggttttggggggtcagggtgagggctggggggaggcgcTGGCCCAGTTCTCGGGCCgtctgggctggggggtcagggtgagggctggggggaggcgcTGGCCCAGTTCTCGGgccggctgggctggggggtcagggtgagggctggggcgtAGTGCTGGCCCAGTTTtcaggcaggctgggctgggctggggggtcagggtgAGGGCTGGGGACGTAGTGCTGGCCCAGTTGtcgggcaggctgggctggggggtcaTGGTGAGGGCTGGGGGCGAGTGCTGGCCCAGTTCtagggcaggctgggctgggtggtCAGGGtgagggctgggttggggtgctGGCCCAGTTCTCgggcgggctgggctgggttttggggggtcagagtgagggctggggggaggcgcTGGCCCAGTTCTCGGgccggctgggctggggggtcagggtgagggctggggggaggcacTGGCCCAGTTCTtgggcgggctgggctggggggtcagggtgagggctggggggggcgctgGCCCAGTTCtcgggcaggctgggctgggggggggatcaGGGGGAGGGTCTGTGCTGTGCATCTGTCTGACCAGCTGTTTGGTGCCATCTGTCCCACCAGTGACTCGGGCACGTTTCTGGGGCTGGGCACTGTGACAGGCTCGGTTGCCATTCACGTCGCCTTCTCGCTGCAGGTAAGTGGCTGCCTGgtgcctggggggcagggctctctgttggggggtgggtggggggcatcTCCAGGGCCCCTGGGGGAGCTGGGCGTTGGCCTAGTTCCGGacgcccccccagcctcctgagctcctgcctggggctgggcagggcccagTACACGGCTTGGCCCGTGGCGACGCCGTGACGCTGCCCTCCCCGCAGAGGCTGTACTACGTGAAGGAGGCACATGGCATCGTGGTGACAGACGTGGCCTTCCTGCCCGAGAGCCGGCGGGGCCGGGAGCTGTTGGCTGAGAACGAGGCTGCCCTGCTCAGCGTGGCCGTGGACAGCCGCTGCAAGCTGCATCTGCTGCCCCCCAGGCGTACGTGCCCTGggcccctgggggggaggggtcctgcCCCCTACCCTGGCCCAGGCTGCTTCCCTGCTCCAGCTAGACCCTAGCAGGGCCCCTCTGATGCAGGGCCCCCCCCGCTTgatctgaggccctgccctgggttgatgccccctcccttcccggTGGCTGGTTCCCCCTGAGCCAGCTCCTTGTCTCCCACAGGCAGCTTCCCcgtgtggctgctgctgctgctctgcactgGCCTGGTGGTGGCCAccatcctgctgctgcagctggcctTCCCCGGCTTCCTGTAGGCGTGAGGAACCCTGCGGGGACAGCAAGAGACTCTGCCCCTCGGGGCCGTCGCCTGCCTGGTCCGGCCCGGCTCTGCCCCCGGGACGTGAAGCAGCTcagagacctgcagcccccccagccccacagcggGTGCTCCTGCTCAGGGcctggccccggccctgcctgcccaTGGTGGGGATGTGCGTGCCGGGTGTCTCCCTGCATGGGACGGGTGCTGCCTGAGCTCTCGGGAACGGTAAGATGCTCTGGGTGCGGGAGAGCCCAGTCTGTGCCAGTCGCCCCATGACGCCCGTCCAGCGACGTGCCAGCAGTGTCTACCCGTGCTCCTGCTGCAGCTCGCTGGCTGCCATTAAAACTGGAGTCTGACCGGTCGCTCCCCTGCCTGTGCATGCTGGGGGGCTGCCGAGCCCATGGGAGGAACTGCGGGGGTGCAATGAATAGAAAATCCTGTTTTCTCTACGGTGCCCCCCTGGGTCTGGGCCCAGGTTGGGCCAGTCACTGCACAAGACCCCAGCCAGTTGGCTCCACTGGCCCTGGGCCCGGTGTTGGGCAGGCCTGGCCTGGCACAAGCTCCTCTGAgccagagcctggctggggggagcccacCCTGTTCAGCTGCCCAGGGTGCACGGCCAtggttctgcccctcccccaggaggcAGGATATCCCCTGGGAAGAAGCTGGGCAGTGAGGCTCCCAAAGCTGGTCTCCATACAGCTCCCCCAGTCGTCCCCAGGCAGGGGTCCAGCAGGGCCTATCCCCTCTAGGGCCCAggtctcagccctgccccagagcccggcTGGCCCCCACAGTTGGTGTCGCTGCAGccgagccctggcctggtgccCTGTCTCCTCCCTGTAGCTCATAGAGGACAGGAGGTAGCCGGGCAGGAGCTTTATTGTGGGGCTGGGCGCTCGGGTCCCAGGCTGCAGCTCAGCTCCTGGCTGTGCTCGAAGGCGGCAGTGAGGAACTGGGCGAAGACGCGGTCCATGTAGCTCTCGTGCCGGGGGAAGAGCCCCTCCAGGAAGCCGATGTGCCCGCCACGTGCCGTCACCAGCACCGCCAGCGTGGGGAGACGCCGTGCCACAGCCAGGGGGATGGCTGAAAGAGAGCGAGTCAGGCAGGCCAGCCCCGCTgggcccagagcccccagccccccagcactcaccctgCAGCGGCGAGAAGGGGTCGTCGGCTGCGTTGAGGCACAGCACAGGCAGGCGCACGGCGTGTACCAAGTGCGAGGGGCTGGCGTCCCGGTAGTATGCAGCACACGTCCCGTAGCCGAACACCACAGCCGTGTAGCGCTCGTCAAACTCCCGGATGCTGCGtgcctggggcagagagggggtcaGGGCCAGGGGTGCGGCTGGGCAGGGGAGGATATGGCAGGGGGACACACAGCATACCTGCAGTACGTGCTCCACATCCACCTTCTCTGCAATCACCTTCCTGTGCCTGCAATGGGCCCCACAGTCAGCAGGGGACTGCCAAGCAGGACAGCCAAGAGCCCCCTGACCCGCATCAACCAGCCCCACAGCCTCCTGACACCCCCTGAACATGCCCCACACCTCCCCACCACATACAGGGGGTTGGAGGGTCAAGTATCAGCCCCCGAGTCCCCCCAACCTCTGTGTACCAGCCCTCCAggccccctgacccagccccacCGGCTCACGAGGTGGCAGAGGTTGGCCGTGAGGCGCCGGTTGAACAGCAGGAAGTTGAGCGGCTGCTCCAGCGAGCGGCTGGAATCCTCCGTGTCCCAGGGGACGGACAAGGTCATGGCAGCCACCAGCCCCGTGTTATGCCCCCGCTGCGCCAGGTACTTCAGCACCAGGATCCTGGGGAGACAGCACTGCAGGTGGGCTGGGGCTCGGGAttaacccttcccctccctgtgctgtgctgtgccagcccccctccccttccccagcttggGGGGGACAGACATTCACCACCACATACCTGGGAGATTAATCCCTCACCTCCCTGTGCCAGTCCCCggggagccccctgctcctcACCCGCCTAGCGAGACACCCACAGCCAGCAGTGGTGCCCGCGGGTGCTGGGCCTTGATGTGGGTGATCACGGTCTGCAGGTCCTCCGTGTTGCTTGCGCAGAAGGCTCTGGGGGTCTAAGAGTgagagcagagctgaggggggcagggtggCGGTGACCCCggggaggtggagctggggggggggtgtccctggctgacctcagttaATAGGGGCACCATGGAGCTAACAGGGATGTTCATGCCAGATCCCCCACTCTTGCATGGGAGGGGGGTCCTGGCCTCCCAGGGGCATGGGGAGGGTTCAACCCTGAGAGCTGTTTGCAGGTGGGATGGAGCAAAGTGCCACCAGACTGGGCCAGCTAGCCCAGgaccccagccctggcagcagccaatgccaggtgccccagagggcatgaacagagcagggaattgtcCAGTGATCCaccccgtcgcccattcccagctcctggcaaacagaggctgggacaccatccctgcccagcctggctaatagccattgatggacctggcctccaggaacttatctagttcttgtttgaacccTGTTCTAGTCTGGGCcgtcacaacatcccctagcaaggagttccacaggttggctgtgccttgtgtgaagaaacacttctgccttttgtttgttttaaacctgctgcctgttcatttcctttgatgGGCCCTTGTTCTTGTGGTATAAGGagtaaagaacacttccttagtcactctctccacaccactcaattttatagacctctgtcatatcccccctttgtcgTCTCTTTGCcgagctgaaaaatcccagtcttactaatctctccttAGACGGAAGCTGTTCTATCCCCTAATCCTTCCTGCACCTTTTCCAACCATAAAGGATCCTTTTCCGAGCTGGGCTGACAACAGCCGCCTGCAGTGTTCCAGGTGTGGGCGGCccgtggatttatacagaggtaaTCGGATATTTTCTGCTGTCTTATCCAGCCCCTTCCTCAGGGCTCCCCGGCTGCTGCTGCCCACGGAGCGGCTGTTCTCAGAGAACCAGCCCCAGGGAGGCCGAGATCTCTCTTGAGGGGTCACAGCTGGCTTAGCCCCATTGTTTTGCCTGTATAGATGGGACAgcagctctgccctcccctccaggGCCCATGGAGCATGCTGCCATCCACCCCCacagcctccagagccctgggccagGATCTCTGTGTTGGAGCCGCGCCTCAAGGCCCCCCCCGGGGACACAGCTCACtcaccagcagctcctccccctTGCACCCGCGGTTATTGAACACAACAGTCCTGGGAAGAGAGATGGGTgaggctccctgcccccttcccccacgacccctccatctccactctccatgtccccccttccccctccatccccacccctctgcattcccaccagccccccttcccccatgaCCCCTCCATCCTCACCCCTGCATCCCCACCAGCCCTTCCCCCATGACCCCTCCAtcctcactccccacacccccccttcccccatgacCCCTCCATCCTCACCCCTGCATCCCCACCAGCCCTCTTCCCCCATGACCCCTCCATCCTCACCCCTGCATCCCCACCAGCCCTTCCCCCATGACCCCTCCAtcctcactccccacacccccccttcccccatgacCCCTCCATCCTCACCCCTGCATCCCCACCAGCCCTCTTCCCCCATGACCCCTCCAtcctcactccccacacccctccatccccaccccccatatCCCACCTTCACCCAtgaccccaccagccccccttccccaatGCCCCGCAGAGGCTGGCACTGACCCAGATGCCTCACTCGGGGGCTGACCATGAGGCCGGGCCCCTGGGTCACCCGGGGTCCTGCTCCTGCGCAGCGTCTCACCTGAATCCCGCACGGGAGGCCTGCTGCACCAGGTGCAGGACGTAGGTGGCCTGGCTGTTGCTGGTGAGGcctggcagcagcaggacagtGGGGCGTGTGCCAGGCTCCGGGTACCGCTGGATCTCTGCATTGTCCACCcagtccagcagcagctgccctcCATCCGCCGTGCGGAGCAACTCGCTGGgcagggagcacagggtggggtgaGCCCCGGGCAGCAGAGGCCTGGGCCGCACCCCATGGGCACAGCCTGGGAGTCACGGAGCAGCCCAGCTTGAGAACCCAGCACGCACCTTCGGTAGGAGACCTGGAGCCGGGACTGGAGGAAGAAACGCAGcagggtctggagccgcccctcgAAGCACCAGGGTGTGGGGTAGAAGGGCTCGCAGACGACGGGGCAGTGCGCCTCCAGGAAGCTGCAGAACGACAGCCCACCCACCAGCAGGGGCCTCTGGGGAGAGATTCGGGGAGAGCTGAGGCCAGCCCGAGCCCAAGGATgggcctggctcccaggccccagcagctccagcacgGCCTGGCTTGTCAGAGCCCGTCAAGCTCGCAGGCCCTGGCACAAGCCATGGCCACGGCCCCCAAGATCCCGCGACATGGAGCTGAGCCAGCAGGGACAgagcctggccccagctcacatGTCGAGAGGCCCTGCTAGCTGATCCCATCCAGCCcccaggtgctgggagcaggggtgtgcaGGCAGCAcccgggggtgggtgggggtcacCGTCATCCCCGAGCAACCAGACTCCAGGGTacggccctgccccacccagctgAGGCGGGCCGGGCGGCGCCGTTCTAGGTCAGAGGTGAGATGGGGCCACAGGACGAGGGCAGAGAGGAACCAGGAACAGAGATGCACCacgtgggggctgggagggagcggCTGTCCCCCAGGGCACCCCTGACAGACTTGTGGGGCCAATGCCCAGAGCAGAGGGATCAGGGGGCTGACGGGAGGTCGTTCTCATCACAGCTCGGCCAGCTGGCATTCAGCATCCGAAAACACGGAGACAAATGCCAGCAGGCCCGGGGCTGCGGCCTGGGGCACTAGGCTCTGTTCCAGCCTGGAGGGGCCCTTCCCTGCTtcagcccctgcctcccagccacaGCGGCTCCCCCCAGGGGAAGTGAGACACTCCCCAGCTGTGCGATGGGGCAAGGACGCTTCTCCGGGACTGACCTGAAACAAGGTCAGCGCAGCCGTGCCCAGGAACCTGGCTGGGGCGTCGGGCACCGCCCGGGACAGGCTGCACCCAGCTGGCGAGTCCCAGCCACCGGCCAGGCCAGAACAATCCCCCAAGGGCTTGGAGGGAGcaaaccagcaggaggcagcgcAGCCCCAGGGGAcgggtccctgccccccaacagctGGTTGTCAGTTCTGAGCTCCAGGCTAGGAGGGGTCAGGCCCCAACTGAGGCCCCTGGGGACAtcagtgctggaactggggggctgctgcacccccagcttgGCGTGGTCTCCATCATCTCCAGGTTCAGTGGCTTCGAGCGCCCCCACTACACAGTctcagcccccctgcctgggaaggaggggtTATTTGTGCTGGGAGGGGTGTCACAGCGAGGGGGGGCtcttggggttgggaccccccaTCGCTCCCAGCTCGGGCGGGGCTCAGAGCTGTCCCACAGGCAGCgccagggctccagcccaggccagACAGCGCCCCGCGACCCTACAGCCGGGACACGCGGGACCGACCCCACACCCCGCAGCGCTGCCCAgatggaccccccccccccgggacctgaCCGGACAgaccgacccccccccccgcgagcTGACCGGACagaccgacccccccccccccgcgctgcCTGGACggaccaaccccccccccccgcgagctGACCGGACAGACCGACCCCCCCCCGCGAGCTGACCGGACGGACCGACCCCACACCCCGCAGCGCTGCCCAGATGGACCGACCCCCCCCCCGCGAGCTGACCGGACAGACCGACCCCCCCCCCGCGAGCTGACCGGACGGACCGACCCCACACCCCGCAGCGCTGCCCAGATGGACCGACCCCCGCGAGCTGACCGGACAgaccgacccccccccccgcgagcTGACCGGACGGACCGACCCCACACCCCGCAGCGCTGCCCAGATGgaccgacccccccccccgggacctgaCCGGACGGACCGACCCCCCCCGCGAGCTGACCGGACGGACCTGCGCGACGCACACCCAGTAGTAGCCCAGGAAGGCGGCGCTGGCGGCCAGGAGCAgcggctccccccagccccggaACAGCAGCTCGGGCACGagc
Encoded proteins:
- the ABHD1 gene encoding protein ABHD1 isoform X11; translated protein: MATGRCCRGGVCPSQRWLLARAGPAGSCQTQAAAGWGGRWGSCPSCCSGAGGSRCSWPPAPPSWATTGCASRSFLEAHCPVVCEPFYPTPWCFEGRLQTLLRFFLQSRLQVSYRSELLRTADGGQLLLDWVDNAEIQRYPEPGTRPTVLLLPGLTSNSQATYVLHLVQQASRAGFRILVLKYLAQRGHNTGLVAAMTLSVPWDTEDSSRSLEQPLNFLLFNRRLTANLCHLVSRHRKVIAEKVDVEHVLQVCCVSPCHILPCPAAPLALTPSLPQARSIREFDERYTAVVFGYGTCAAYYRDASPSHLVHAVRLPVLCLNAADDPFSPLQGECWGAGGSGPSGAGLPDSLSFSHPPGCGTASPHAGGAGDGTWRAHRLPGGALPPARELHGPRLRPVPHCRLRAQPGAELQPGTRAPSPTIKLLPGYLLSSMSYREETGHQARARLQRHQLWGPAGLWGRAETWALEGIGPAGPLPGDDWGSCMETSFGSLTAQLLPRGYPASWGRGRTMAVHPGQLNRVGSPQPGSGSEELVPGQACPTPGPGPVEPTGWGLVQ
- the ABHD1 gene encoding protein ABHD1 isoform X5; protein product: MATGRCCRGGVCPSQRWLLARAGPAGSCQTQAAAGWGGRWGSCPSCCSGAGGSRCSWPPAPPSWATTGCASRSPGSRSPTEGACWVLKLGCSVTPRLCPWGAAQASAARGSPHPVLPAQRVAPHGGWRAAAAGLGGQCRDPAVPGAWHTPHCPAAARPHQQQPGHLRPAPGAAGLPCGIQTPRAFCASNTEDLQTVITHIKAQHPRAPLLAVGVSLGGILVLKYLAQRGHNTGLVAAMTLSVPWDTEDSSRSLEQPLNFLLFNRRLTANLCHLVSRHRKVIAEKVDVEHVLQVCCVSPCHILPCPAAPLALTPSLPQARSIREFDERYTAVVFGYGTCAAYYRDASPSHLVHAVRLPVLCLNAADDPFSPLQGECWGAGGSGPSGAGLPDSLSFSHPPGCGTASPHAGGAGDGTWRAHRLPGGALPPARELHGPRLRPVPHCRLRAQPGAELQPGTRAPSPTIKLLPGYLLSSMSYREETGHQARARLQRHQLWGPAGLWGRAETWALEGIGPAGPLPGDDWGSCMETSFGSLTAQLLPRGYPASWGRGRTMAVHPGQLNRVGSPQPGSGSEELVPGQACPTPGPGPVEPTGWGLVQ
- the ABHD1 gene encoding protein ABHD1 isoform X6 is translated as MATGRCCRGGVCPSQRWLLARAGPAGSCQTQAAAGWGGRWGSCPSCCSGAGGSRCSWPPAPPSWATTGCASRRGPCWWVGCRSAASWRRTAPSSASPSTPHPGASRGGSRPCCVSSSSPGSRSPTEGACWVLKLGCSVTPRLCPWGAAQASAARGSPHPVLPAQRVAPHGGWRAAAAGLGGQCRDPAVPGAWHTPHCPAAARPHQQQPGHLRPAPGAAGLPCGIQTPRAFCASNTEDLQTVITHIKAQHPRAPLLAVGVSLGGHRKVIAEKVDVEHVLQVCCVSPCHILPCPAAPLALTPSLPQARSIREFDERYTAVVFGYGTCAAYYRDASPSHLVHAVRLPVLCLNAADDPFSPLQGECWGAGGSGPSGAGLPDSLSFSHPPGCGTASPHAGGAGDGTWRAHRLPGGALPPARELHGPRLRPVPHCRLRAQPGAELQPGTRAPSPTIKLLPGYLLSSMSYREETGHQARARLQRHQLWGPAGLWGRAETWALEGIGPAGPLPGDDWGSCMETSFGSLTAQLLPRGYPASWGRGRTMAVHPGQLNRVGSPQPGSGSEELVPGQACPTPGPGPVEPTGWGLVQ